GGGATGAAGTCCCTGCGGGATTGACGCGGCGCCGCGAGGCGGGCATACACTCGCCCGCATGAACGACAGCAAACTCACCAAGGAAGCCCTCTCGGCGTTCGCGGCCCAGAACCGCGATCGCTTCGAATCCCTCCTCAAGGACTTCGTCGAGCGACCGACGGTCTCCGTCGATCCCTCGAAGAAGCCCGCGATCGCCGACTGCGTGAAGCTCGCCTGCGACACGATCAAGGCGTTCGGCGGCGTCCCGTCCGTCCTCGAGACGAGCGGCCACCCGATCGTCCACGGCGTGTTCGGCGACGACCCGTCCCGCCCGACCGTCACCGTCTACAACCACCTCGACGTCCAGCCCGCCTCGAAGGAGACGGAGCCCTGGGAAACGGAGCCCTTCGTCTTCACGAAGAAGGGCGACCGCTACTTCGGCCGCGGGACGACGGACGACAAGGGCCCCGCGCTCTCGGCGCTCTTCGGCGCGAAGGCGGCGGCGGACGCGGGCGTGCCCGTGAACGTGCGCGTCCTGTGGGAGTTCGAGGAGGAGATCGGCTCCCCGAGCTTCGCGAAGGGGATCACGGCGGCGAAGGAAAAGCTCGCGACGGACTCCGTGATCGTGTCGGACACGATCTGGATCGCCCGCGGCAAGCCGGCGGCGCCGGCGGGCCTCCGCGGCATGCAGGGAATGCTCTTCACGCTCGAGACGGGCACGACGGACCAGCACTCGGGCGTCACGGGCGGCGCGGCGCGCAACCCGATTGCCGAGCTCATGCAGGTCGTCTCCGAGTGCTTCGACGCGAAGACCGGCAAGGTGAAGATCCCCGGCTTTTACAAGGACGTCGTTCCGCCGACGAAGGCCGAGCTCGAGGACTTCCGGAGGTCCGGCTTCACGGTGGCCGGCTTCAAGAAGGATCACCTCTTCAAGTCGATCCGCACGAACGACGCGCTGGACGTCATGAAGCGCATCTGGGCGATGCCGACGTTCGAGATCCACGGCCTCGTCGGCGGCTACACGGGGCCCGGCGTCAAGACGGTCATCGCGCCGCGCGCGGAGGTCAAGGTCTCGTGCCGGCTCGTCCCGAACCAGACGGGCGCGAAGATCGCGAAGCTCGTGACGGACTTCGTGAAGAAGAAGAACAAGGACGTGAAGGTCCATCTCGAGGGGCGCCTCGACCCGTACCAGGGCGTCACGACCGGTCCGCTCGCGGACGCGGTGCGCTCGAGCGTGAAGTTCGCGTTCGGCCGGGAGCCCGTCTTCGTCCGCGAGGGCGGCTCGATCGGCGCCGTCCTCACGATGGAGCAGGTCCTCAAGGTCCCGATCGTCTTCCTCGGGCTCTCGCTGCCCGAGCACGGCTACCACTCCCCGAACGAGAACTACGACTGGGAGCAGGCGTCCGGCGGCATGATCGCGTTCGCGAAGTACTTCCAGCAGGTCGCCGCGCTGGGCAAGGTCGGCGCGAAGGGCTACCGGCCGAAGAAGTAGGACTGTCCCGCTAACGCCCGGGGGACGAGGGAGCGCCTGCCTCGTCCTTCGGGCGGAAGCTCCAGAACTCGCCGTTCGTCCCGAGCGCCATCGCGAGGACGGTTCCGCCGCGGCCCCACGAGGCCGTCAGGATCTCGCCGGATGTGCGCACGGGGATGAGCGTGAGCGCGCCGGTCGCGGGGTCGAGCACGGCAGGGACGGGCAGCCATGTCTCCGGCGACACGACCGAGACGAGGATCTTCCCGTCGGGCCCGACCGCGCCGCCCGAGAGCGGCGCGGTCGCGAGGCGGAGCGGCCCGGTCGTGAGGACCTGAGTCTCCGCGCGCGTCGCGATCGGAATGCGAACGAGCTGGACGCCCGACGCCGCGTTGCGCTGGACGAGAACGTCGTCCGCGCCCGGGTCGCCCGCGACGCCGTGGCCGGGAGAGAACGCCTTCGCGGCGCCGCTCGCGGCGTCCACGGACCAGATCGTCCCGCCGTCCGCGAAGAAAATCGTCCTGCCGTCGCGGGACGCCGCGAGGGACGACGGGATCGCGTTCTTGGGCAGCGCGTGCTTCTTGATCAGGCGCCCGTCGGCGCGCGCGACGATCGCGAGGAGCGGCGGCGAGCCGGACGGCCCGGTGAGGAACGCCACGGCGTCCCGCCCCGCGAGCGCCGCGGGGCCGAACGTGGGCTCCGAGAGCCCCGTGAAAGGCCGGAGGTCGCCGCCTTCGCCCGTCACGAGGATCTGGCGGCGCCCCGCGACGAGGCCGGGGACGAGGAGGCGCCCGTCCTCGAACTCGACGGGCGTCATGACCAGGCTCGCGGGCGCGCTCGCGAGGCGCTCGGGCAGGCCGCCCGCCGCGGGCAGGCGCAGGATCTCGGCGGCGCCGTCGGAGAAGCCGACGTAGAGCGTCCCCGCGGGCCCCTCCGCGAGGTACCGCGGCCGGCTGGAGAAGGAGAGAAGCGTCTCGACGCCGGTCCCGTCGCGCGCGGCCGCGACGATGCGATGCAGATCGCCCGCGGCGAGGCGCGCGAGGACGCGCGTCCCGTCGCGCGTCGGGAGGAACGGCGGGAGGAGCGGCAGCTCGGGCAGGAACGGGCTCGCCGCGCCGGTCTCGACGTCGATGACGTGGAGACGCCGCCCGCCCGCGTCCTTGGCGCCGGCGAGGCGCCCCCAGACGAGGACCGACTTGCCGTCCGGGAACGCGCGCGAGGCGAGGTCGCTCGAGTCGGCGAGGACGGGCGGCCCGACGTTCTTCTGCCTGCCGCTGTCGGGCCAGACCTGCACGAGCTGGAACCGCCGTTCGGCGTCCAGCTTCACGACGAGGAGGCTGCCGTCCGGGAGCGGGTCGGGGCTCTGCGCGCCCTCGACGACGAGACGCTCTTCGCCGCCGATCGCGGGGACGCTCGACACGCCGAGCGGCACGTCCGTCACGCGGTCGAAGAGGAGGCGCGTCCCGTCCGGCGACCACTCCACGCGATGGACCGCACCCGCGTCGCGCCGCTTCGTCAGGACCGTCCAGTCGCCCGATTCGGGCTCCATGGCCGCGACCTGCGCAAGGCCGCCGACCGGCGTCAGGAACGCGACGCGCCGGCCGTCGGGGCCGCTGTGCGGGGAGAGGACGCGCGTCGACCCGCCCATGACGAGCGAACCCGACCAGGCCGGAACGGGCGTGTCCGCGGACGTGCGTCTCAACCAGAAACCGAGCCCGCCGCCGACCGCGACGAGCGCGAGAGCGCCGAGCGTGAGGAGCGCGACGCGCCCGGCGCGGCGGCCGGCGGACTCGGGCGGCGCCGGCGCTGGAACCGGGACGGGCCCGCCGAGCGTGACGGACGGCCCCGCGTCCGCGCGCGTGCGCGCCGTCGCGGCGGCCTCGAAGCGCGCGGTCTGGGCCGTCTGGAAGGACGTGTCCGTCGCGAGCATGTCGGCGTTGCGCTCGAGCTGCTTCCACTCGCGCGCGAGATCGCGCGTCGACGCGTAGCGTTCCTCGGGATCCTTCGCGAGGCAGCGCTCGATGACCCACCTGACCGGGGCCGCGAGGCGCGGCGCGGCGACGGCGAGCGGCTCGGGCTCGTCGCGAATGATCGCCGTGAGCGTCTCGACGGGCGTCGGGCGCTCGAAGGCGCGCCGGCCGGTCGCCATCTCGTAGAGGAGGAGCCCGACGGAGAACTGGTCGGAGCGGAAGTCCACGGTGCGGCCCGACGCCTGCTCGGGAGACATGTAGCCCGGCGTCCCGACGACGAGACCGGTGCTCGTGAGGGCCGGCGCGGCGTCGCCGCCGGCGACCGACGGTGAGAGCTTTGCAATCCCGAAGTCGAGGATCTTGAGAAACCCGTCCGCCGAGAGCATGAGGTTCTCGGGTTTGAGGTCCCGGTGGACGATCCCGGCGCCGTGCGCGCTCGCGAGGCCGTCCGTGAGCTGCGCGGCGACGTCGAGGAGCCGGCGCAGCGGCAGGGGACCGTCCTTCAGAATCTCGCGGAGCGTCCGGCCGGTGATGAACTCCATCGCGAGGAAGGGCGCGCCGTCGGTCTTCCCGATGTCGTAGATCGTGACGATGTTCGGGTGGTTGAGCGCGGAGGCGGCGCGGGCCTCGTGGGCGAAGCGGACGAGGCCCTCCTTGTCGTCGGCGAGGTGAGCCGGCAGGACCTTGAGGGCGACCTCGCGGCCGAGACGCGTGTCGCGACCGCGGTAGACGTCACCCATGCCCCCCGAGCCGAGGAGCGACACGACCTCGAACGGCCCGACCATGGTTCCGGCCTGGATGGTCAACACGGGAAGGATAAGTCAGCGGGTGAGGTCGAGTGAGAGGGCGCCCGCGTAGAAGCTCAGCCCCGGGTTGTCGGGCCCGACGGTGCCGAGGTTCGAGATGTGCGTCCGGCGGACGCCGAGCGAAAGCGCGGCCCCCCCGCCGAGGCGGACGCGCACACGCCCCCCGAGGATGTCGATGAAGTTGAAGCGCGAACCCTCCGCGGGCACGGGGGAGAACGCCCAGAGGAGGCCCACCGAGGCTTCGAGGCGAAGGCCGACCGCGGCACGGGGAAACGCCTCCCACGCGAGGAACGGCGCGGCGGCCACCGCCGCGCGGCTCTCGCGCGGGTGGTCGGGCAGGTCGACGCGCGTGAGGTTCACGAGGAAGAGCGGCGTCAGCTCCACGCCCCAGACGAAGTTCGGGCCGAGCGGGAAGTCGCGCGCGACGGACAGCGACCCGAACTCCGCGAACTCCTGCGAGGTCGGCGCGGACGCCTGGCCGTAGGAGGAGATCACGTGCCAGGGAAATGTCTGCCCGGAGGGAGATTGAAGATTTTCTTCGAGTGGTAAAGAGCCCGGCGCAGCCTGCGCGGCCGCAGCATTGGGCGCTGGCTGCGCCTGCGCGAGGGTGCATTCACCTTCTAAGAAAAACAGCAGTACGGCGAGAGAGAGGCTTGCTCGTCGCGTGCGGGCCTTTGTCCCCCTCAATCGGGTTTCTTGACGACCTTGCCGCGCGAGATCACCGCGACCGTCTTCTCCATTACCTTGATGTCGGTCAGCGGATCGCCCTTCACCGCGACGAGGTCCGCGACGCAGCCGGCGGCGAGGCAGCCGAGCTTGCCGTCCTTGTGCGGCCCGAGGAGGTCGGCCGCGACCGTCGTCGCCGTGCGCAGCGCGTCCCACGGCGTCATGCCCCACGCGACCATGAAGGAGAACTCCCCGGCCTGGTTGCGCTTGTCCCAGTCGAAGCCCCCGGCGTCCGTGCCG
This Acidobacteriota bacterium DNA region includes the following protein-coding sequences:
- a CDS encoding M20/M25/M40 family metallo-hydrolase is translated as MNDSKLTKEALSAFAAQNRDRFESLLKDFVERPTVSVDPSKKPAIADCVKLACDTIKAFGGVPSVLETSGHPIVHGVFGDDPSRPTVTVYNHLDVQPASKETEPWETEPFVFTKKGDRYFGRGTTDDKGPALSALFGAKAAADAGVPVNVRVLWEFEEEIGSPSFAKGITAAKEKLATDSVIVSDTIWIARGKPAAPAGLRGMQGMLFTLETGTTDQHSGVTGGAARNPIAELMQVVSECFDAKTGKVKIPGFYKDVVPPTKAELEDFRRSGFTVAGFKKDHLFKSIRTNDALDVMKRIWAMPTFEIHGLVGGYTGPGVKTVIAPRAEVKVSCRLVPNQTGAKIAKLVTDFVKKKNKDVKVHLEGRLDPYQGVTTGPLADAVRSSVKFAFGREPVFVREGGSIGAVLTMEQVLKVPIVFLGLSLPEHGYHSPNENYDWEQASGGMIAFAKYFQQVAALGKVGAKGYRPKK
- a CDS encoding serine/threonine-protein kinase, with the protein product MTIQAGTMVGPFEVVSLLGSGGMGDVYRGRDTRLGREVALKVLPAHLADDKEGLVRFAHEARAASALNHPNIVTIYDIGKTDGAPFLAMEFITGRTLREILKDGPLPLRRLLDVAAQLTDGLASAHGAGIVHRDLKPENLMLSADGFLKILDFGIAKLSPSVAGGDAAPALTSTGLVVGTPGYMSPEQASGRTVDFRSDQFSVGLLLYEMATGRRAFERPTPVETLTAIIRDEPEPLAVAAPRLAAPVRWVIERCLAKDPEERYASTRDLAREWKQLERNADMLATDTSFQTAQTARFEAAATARTRADAGPSVTLGGPVPVPAPAPPESAGRRAGRVALLTLGALALVAVGGGLGFWLRRTSADTPVPAWSGSLVMGGSTRVLSPHSGPDGRRVAFLTPVGGLAQVAAMEPESGDWTVLTKRRDAGAVHRVEWSPDGTRLLFDRVTDVPLGVSSVPAIGGEERLVVEGAQSPDPLPDGSLLVVKLDAERRFQLVQVWPDSGRQKNVGPPVLADSSDLASRAFPDGKSVLVWGRLAGAKDAGGRRLHVIDVETGAASPFLPELPLLPPFLPTRDGTRVLARLAAGDLHRIVAAARDGTGVETLLSFSSRPRYLAEGPAGTLYVGFSDGAAEILRLPAAGGLPERLASAPASLVMTPVEFEDGRLLVPGLVAGRRQILVTGEGGDLRPFTGLSEPTFGPAALAGRDAVAFLTGPSGSPPLLAIVARADGRLIKKHALPKNAIPSSLAASRDGRTIFFADGGTIWSVDAASGAAKAFSPGHGVAGDPGADDVLVQRNAASGVQLVRIPIATRAETQVLTTGPLRLATAPLSGGAVGPDGKILVSVVSPETWLPVPAVLDPATGALTLIPVRTSGEILTASWGRGGTVLAMALGTNGEFWSFRPKDEAGAPSSPGR
- a CDS encoding acyloxyacyl hydrolase, which codes for MISSYGQASAPTSQEFAEFGSLSVARDFPLGPNFVWGVELTPLFLVNLTRVDLPDHPRESRAAVAAAPFLAWEAFPRAAVGLRLEASVGLLWAFSPVPAEGSRFNFIDILGGRVRVRLGGGAALSLGVRRTHISNLGTVGPDNPGLSFYAGALSLDLTR